The following coding sequences are from one Alosa alosa isolate M-15738 ecotype Scorff River chromosome 3, AALO_Geno_1.1, whole genome shotgun sequence window:
- the LOC125291865 gene encoding hereditary hemochromatosis protein homolog isoform X2, protein MDKQWILLCLMICTPLSAGLDPHSLEFQYVVYWDRTDQLLFRQTTLLDGEVVFRCESPALRDEPGPDWVAQTLSSTDLTERDTYCKDQYYEHMDMWREINDMITQTADILQRSRGCTINSSGVFPFDKWVVNGKDFLTFAPRTLKWTALSFLAKPVAEEWNRKSFRNHIYGEFGQKECVKTHNMLTQRRDAWIHQRDRKRSIRTALLCQVTDRDLSGLRIQLTEDGLPLECGLQLTGPLPHGDGTFQIQLQVEAIVNRTKPYRCEIKSGAVNISVPWDGHLLQDQASISPVILAVVCGSCFLLFIISLCYIQLHWKGNAGFKKVTLTDDSHSASSSDSSSLSC, encoded by the exons ATGGACAAACAGTGGATATTACTCTGTTTGATGATCTGCACGCCTCTGTCAGCTGGTTTGG ACCCCCACTCGCTCGAGTTCCAGTATGTGGTGTACTGGGACCGCACGGACCAGCTGCTGTTCCGCCAGACCACTCTGTTGGACGGAGAGGTGGTGTTCCGCTGCGAGAGTCCCGCACTGCGGGACGAGCCCGGGCCGGACTGGGTCGCTCAGACGCTCAGCTCCACTGACCTCACGGAGAGAGACACCTACTGTAAGGACCAGTACTACGAACACATGGACATGTGGCGAGAGATCAACGACATGATCACACAAACAGccg ATATTCTTCAAAGAAGCCGTGGCTGTACAATCAACAGCTCAGGAGTGTTTCCCTTTGATAAATGGGTTGTGAATGGTAAGGACTTTCTGACCTTTGCCCCCCGGACTCTTAAATGGACGGCCCTGTCCTTCCTGGCCAAGCCTGTGGCGGAGGAGTGGAACCGCAAGAGTTTCAGGAATCACATATACGGCGAGTTTGGGCAGAAGGAGTGTGTGAAGACCCACAACATGTTGACACAAAGGAGAGATGCGTGGATCcaccaaagagacagaaaaa GAAGTATACGCACAGCTTTACTGTGTCAGGTGACAGATAGGGACCTATCAGGACTCAGGATTCAGCTCACAGAGGATGGCTTGCCTCTAGAGTGTGGGCTACAGCTGACTGGACCACTTCCTCATGGAGATGGAACATTCCAAATTCAACTCCAGGTTGAAGCCATTGTGAACAGGACAAAACCATATCGGTGTGAAATCAAAAGTGGCGCTGTTAACATCTCTGTCCCATGGG ATGGGCATCTACTCCAGGATCAGGCTTCCATCTCACCTGTTATACTTGCTGTCGTTTGTGGGAGTTGCTTTCTTCTTTTCATTATTAGTCTATGCTACATTCAGCTCCATTGGAAGG GTAATGCAGGCTTCAAGAAAGTCACTTTAACTGATGACAGCCATTCAGCGTCGTCATCAGATAGCTCAAGCTTGAGTTGTTAA
- the LOC125291865 gene encoding rano class II histocompatibility antigen, A beta chain-like isoform X3 encodes MEDGQTVDITLFDDLHASVSWFGPPLARVPVCGVLGPHGPAQTLSSTDLTERDTYCKDQYYEHMDMWREINDMITQTADILQRSRGCTINSSGVFPFDKWVVNGKDFLTFAPRTLKWTALSFLAKPVAEEWNRKSFRNHIYGEFGQKECVKTHNMLTQRRDAWIHQRDRKNMKVCVFAKSITGSIRTALLCQVTDRDLSGLRIQLTEDGLPLECGLQLTGPLPHGDGTFQIQLQVEAIVNRTKPYRCEIKSGAVNISVPWDGHLLQDQASISPVILAVVCGSCFLLFIISLCYIQLHWKGNAGFKKVTLTDDSHSASSSDSSSLSC; translated from the exons ATGGAAGATGGACAAACAGTGGATATTACTCTGTTTGATGATCTGCACGCCTCTGTCAGCTGGTTTGG ACCCCCACTCGCTCGAGTTCCAGTATGTGGTGTACTGGGACCGCACGGACCA GCTCAGACGCTCAGCTCCACTGACCTCACGGAGAGAGACACCTACTGTAAGGACCAGTACTACGAACACATGGACATGTGGCGAGAGATCAACGACATGATCACACAAACAGccg ATATTCTTCAAAGAAGCCGTGGCTGTACAATCAACAGCTCAGGAGTGTTTCCCTTTGATAAATGGGTTGTGAATGGTAAGGACTTTCTGACCTTTGCCCCCCGGACTCTTAAATGGACGGCCCTGTCCTTCCTGGCCAAGCCTGTGGCGGAGGAGTGGAACCGCAAGAGTTTCAGGAATCACATATACGGCGAGTTTGGGCAGAAGGAGTGTGTGAAGACCCACAACATGTTGACACAAAGGAGAGATGCGTGGATCcaccaaagagacagaaaaa ATATGAAGGTTTGTGTATTTGCCAAATCCATCACAGGAAGTATACGCACAGCTTTACTGTGTCAGGTGACAGATAGGGACCTATCAGGACTCAGGATTCAGCTCACAGAGGATGGCTTGCCTCTAGAGTGTGGGCTACAGCTGACTGGACCACTTCCTCATGGAGATGGAACATTCCAAATTCAACTCCAGGTTGAAGCCATTGTGAACAGGACAAAACCATATCGGTGTGAAATCAAAAGTGGCGCTGTTAACATCTCTGTCCCATGGG ATGGGCATCTACTCCAGGATCAGGCTTCCATCTCACCTGTTATACTTGCTGTCGTTTGTGGGAGTTGCTTTCTTCTTTTCATTATTAGTCTATGCTACATTCAGCTCCATTGGAAGG GTAATGCAGGCTTCAAGAAAGTCACTTTAACTGATGACAGCCATTCAGCGTCGTCATCAGATAGCTCAAGCTTGAGTTGTTAA
- the LOC125291865 gene encoding rano class II histocompatibility antigen, A beta chain-like isoform X1 has product MDKQWILLCLMICTPLSAGLDPHSLEFQYVVYWDRTDQLLFRQTTLLDGEVVFRCESPALRDEPGPDWVAQTLSSTDLTERDTYCKDQYYEHMDMWREINDMITQTADILQRSRGCTINSSGVFPFDKWVVNGKDFLTFAPRTLKWTALSFLAKPVAEEWNRKSFRNHIYGEFGQKECVKTHNMLTQRRDAWIHQRDRKNMKVCVFAKSITGSIRTALLCQVTDRDLSGLRIQLTEDGLPLECGLQLTGPLPHGDGTFQIQLQVEAIVNRTKPYRCEIKSGAVNISVPWDGHLLQDQASISPVILAVVCGSCFLLFIISLCYIQLHWKGNAGFKKVTLTDDSHSASSSDSSSLSC; this is encoded by the exons ATGGACAAACAGTGGATATTACTCTGTTTGATGATCTGCACGCCTCTGTCAGCTGGTTTGG ACCCCCACTCGCTCGAGTTCCAGTATGTGGTGTACTGGGACCGCACGGACCAGCTGCTGTTCCGCCAGACCACTCTGTTGGACGGAGAGGTGGTGTTCCGCTGCGAGAGTCCCGCACTGCGGGACGAGCCCGGGCCGGACTGGGTCGCTCAGACGCTCAGCTCCACTGACCTCACGGAGAGAGACACCTACTGTAAGGACCAGTACTACGAACACATGGACATGTGGCGAGAGATCAACGACATGATCACACAAACAGccg ATATTCTTCAAAGAAGCCGTGGCTGTACAATCAACAGCTCAGGAGTGTTTCCCTTTGATAAATGGGTTGTGAATGGTAAGGACTTTCTGACCTTTGCCCCCCGGACTCTTAAATGGACGGCCCTGTCCTTCCTGGCCAAGCCTGTGGCGGAGGAGTGGAACCGCAAGAGTTTCAGGAATCACATATACGGCGAGTTTGGGCAGAAGGAGTGTGTGAAGACCCACAACATGTTGACACAAAGGAGAGATGCGTGGATCcaccaaagagacagaaaaa ATATGAAGGTTTGTGTATTTGCCAAATCCATCACAGGAAGTATACGCACAGCTTTACTGTGTCAGGTGACAGATAGGGACCTATCAGGACTCAGGATTCAGCTCACAGAGGATGGCTTGCCTCTAGAGTGTGGGCTACAGCTGACTGGACCACTTCCTCATGGAGATGGAACATTCCAAATTCAACTCCAGGTTGAAGCCATTGTGAACAGGACAAAACCATATCGGTGTGAAATCAAAAGTGGCGCTGTTAACATCTCTGTCCCATGGG ATGGGCATCTACTCCAGGATCAGGCTTCCATCTCACCTGTTATACTTGCTGTCGTTTGTGGGAGTTGCTTTCTTCTTTTCATTATTAGTCTATGCTACATTCAGCTCCATTGGAAGG GTAATGCAGGCTTCAAGAAAGTCACTTTAACTGATGACAGCCATTCAGCGTCGTCATCAGATAGCTCAAGCTTGAGTTGTTAA
- the LOC125291865 gene encoding hereditary hemochromatosis protein homolog isoform X4: MCVCVCKDQYYEHMDMRREINDMITQTADILQRSRGCTINSSGVFPFDKWVVNGKDFLTFAPRTLKWTALSFLAKPVAEEWNRKSFRNHIYGEFGQKECVKTHNMLTQRRDAWIHQRDRKNMKVCVFAKSITGSIRTALLCQVTDRDLSGLRIQLTEDGLPLECGLQLTGPLPHGDGTFQIQLQVEAIVNRTKPYRCEIKSGAVNISVPWDGHLLQDQASISPVILAVVCGSCFLLFIISLCYIQLHWKGNAGFKKVTLTDDSHSASSSDSSSLSC, encoded by the exons atgtgtgtgtgtgtgtgtaaggaccAGTACTACGAACACATGGACATGCGGCGAGAGATCAACGACATGATCACACAAACAGccg ATATTCTTCAAAGAAGCCGTGGCTGTACAATCAACAGCTCAGGAGTGTTTCCCTTTGATAAATGGGTTGTGAATGGTAAGGACTTTCTGACCTTTGCCCCCCGGACTCTTAAATGGACGGCCCTGTCCTTCCTGGCCAAGCCTGTGGCGGAGGAGTGGAACCGCAAGAGTTTCAGGAATCACATATACGGCGAGTTTGGGCAGAAGGAGTGTGTGAAGACCCACAACATGTTGACACAAAGGAGAGATGCGTGGATCcaccaaagagacagaaaaa ATATGAAGGTTTGTGTATTTGCCAAATCCATCACAGGAAGTATACGCACAGCTTTACTGTGTCAGGTGACAGATAGGGACCTATCAGGACTCAGGATTCAGCTCACAGAGGATGGCTTGCCTCTAGAGTGTGGGCTACAGCTGACTGGACCACTTCCTCATGGAGATGGAACATTCCAAATTCAACTCCAGGTTGAAGCCATTGTGAACAGGACAAAACCATATCGGTGTGAAATCAAAAGTGGCGCTGTTAACATCTCTGTCCCATGGG ATGGGCATCTACTCCAGGATCAGGCTTCCATCTCACCTGTTATACTTGCTGTCGTTTGTGGGAGTTGCTTTCTTCTTTTCATTATTAGTCTATGCTACATTCAGCTCCATTGGAAGG GTAATGCAGGCTTCAAGAAAGTCACTTTAACTGATGACAGCCATTCAGCGTCGTCATCAGATAGCTCAAGCTTGAGTTGTTAA